The following coding sequences are from one Haploplasma axanthum window:
- a CDS encoding DsbA family oxidoreductase, which yields MKIEIWSDFVCPFCYIGKRKLEKALDKFPHKDKVKIEFRSYELNPDAPKVPDGMGYEAFAKLKNMKINEAKEFMDSVAKTAKNYDLDYHMDKIVLVSTKDAHRLAKWAKRFKKDKELTEALMHAYFTKGVNIADFNELTKIVEKLGLNKKDALEVLNSNRFEKEVLADIEEANTLGIRGVPFFVFDRNYAVSGAQPDQMFEQALEKSYEESYKFKDLNVSNTEVCDTDECN from the coding sequence ATGAAGATAGAAATATGGAGTGACTTTGTTTGTCCGTTTTGCTATATTGGAAAAAGAAAATTAGAAAAAGCATTAGATAAATTCCCACATAAAGATAAAGTTAAAATAGAATTTAGATCATATGAGTTAAACCCAGATGCTCCAAAGGTACCTGATGGAATGGGATATGAAGCATTTGCAAAACTTAAGAATATGAAGATTAATGAAGCTAAAGAATTTATGGATTCAGTAGCTAAAACAGCTAAAAACTATGATTTAGATTATCACATGGATAAAATAGTATTAGTTTCAACTAAAGACGCACATAGATTAGCTAAATGGGCAAAAAGATTTAAAAAAGATAAAGAATTAACCGAGGCATTAATGCATGCATATTTCACAAAAGGTGTAAATATTGCTGATTTTAATGAGTTAACAAAAATAGTTGAAAAACTTGGATTAAATAAGAAAGATGCACTGGAAGTATTAAACTCAAATAGATTTGAAAAAGAAGTTCTAGCAGATATTGAAGAAGCTAATACTTTAGGTATAAGAGGAGTTCCTTTCTTCGTTTTTGATCGAAATTATGCAGTAAGTGGAGCACAACCAGATCAAATGTTTGAACAAGCATTAGAAAAATCATATGAAGAGTCATATAAGTTTAAAGATTTAAATGTGAGTAACACAGAAGTTTGTGATACTGATGAATGTAATTAA